Proteins co-encoded in one Leptolyngbya boryana PCC 6306 genomic window:
- a CDS encoding CusA/CzcA family heavy metal efflux RND transporter, giving the protein MLNSIVKWSIAQRWLVVLASILVSVWGFLNLSQMPLDVFPSFAPPQVEIQAEAPGLAPEEVEALVTRPIESAINGTPGLDSLRSSSAVGLSAVRATFKWDTEIYRARQLVAERLQQVRGQLPQGVNDPEILPISSPLAWTVKYAFTSEATPLMEVWRIVNWQVKNRLLAVPGVSNVVIFGGDERQYQVLINPDKLKAFNVTLDDVVKATSAANSNAPGGFLITRDEETVVRGVGRVESVEQLKRSVIKAKDGKPILLEQVADVQIGSALKRGDGSFAGKKAVVLTVNKQPTADTPAVTKAVEAALEELKESLPKDVKIATTFRQEDFIEASLKNVEEALRDGTIIVSVVLILFLMNWRTVVISLSALPVSLLLGMLILNWTGQGINTMTLGGLVVAIGSVVDDAIVDMENVYRRLRENQLSDNPRNPFQVVFDGSVEVRVSVLFATVIIAVVFAPIFALSGVEGRIFTPMGVAYLLCIFASTLVALTLTPAMCALLLVNRRLPSTETWLEHKAQQLYRPALRFSIRHPKTIIVGSLAAFAASLVILTGVGQVFLPEFNDRALVIAATLYPGSSLEETNQTGLVLEQALAGNPNFETVQFRSGRAQGDVEVAGTNSGELDVQLSEEGAKDREKSIEQIREEFKRIPGVASNIGGFISHRMDEVLSGVRSAIAVKIFGPDLDQLRTLGQQVQSAMGEVKGLTDLQLEPQVPVKQLQIEFDRDAAARYGITIGELSDLVETGLNGKVVSQVLENQQTFDLVVWFQEPYRNSIDVIRNLLVDTPNGQKVPLAQVAKVDNGKGPNTINRENVSRYIVISSNVAGRDLGSAIQEIRTKVKQNVQLPAGYYVEYGGQFEAQEGATKTLLLTGAVALVAIAVLLYFAVKSIPATMMILANLPLALVGGVLSIALTGGILSVASMVGFITLFGVAARNGLLLVENYNQRLAQGQPLKEVLVEGSLERLVAILMTAFSSALGMVPLTLGSGAGKEILQPLAIVVLGGLFTSTALTLLVLPALYSLFNRWIVPKTPTHLIQDHPPDSSYANPGVPNS; this is encoded by the coding sequence ATGCTTAACTCAATCGTTAAATGGTCGATCGCACAACGCTGGTTGGTAGTGCTGGCATCTATTCTAGTCAGCGTGTGGGGATTTCTCAACTTATCCCAGATGCCGCTAGATGTATTTCCAAGCTTTGCGCCTCCTCAGGTTGAAATTCAAGCGGAAGCGCCCGGACTCGCCCCGGAAGAGGTAGAAGCTCTAGTAACACGCCCGATCGAAAGTGCAATCAATGGAACACCCGGACTGGATAGCCTACGATCGTCCTCAGCCGTTGGACTGTCTGCGGTTCGAGCAACATTCAAGTGGGACACTGAAATTTACCGGGCACGTCAGCTTGTAGCGGAACGTTTGCAGCAAGTACGCGGACAATTACCTCAAGGCGTAAACGATCCTGAGATTCTACCCATCAGTTCTCCACTGGCATGGACAGTCAAATATGCGTTTACCTCTGAAGCAACTCCGCTGATGGAGGTTTGGCGGATCGTAAATTGGCAGGTGAAAAATCGGTTACTAGCAGTTCCGGGTGTGAGTAATGTAGTGATTTTTGGCGGCGATGAGCGGCAATACCAAGTGCTGATCAATCCTGACAAACTCAAAGCCTTCAATGTGACGCTTGATGATGTCGTCAAAGCAACTTCCGCCGCAAACAGTAACGCACCCGGAGGATTCTTAATTACACGCGACGAAGAAACTGTGGTGCGCGGTGTTGGACGAGTAGAATCGGTCGAGCAACTGAAGCGATCGGTGATCAAAGCCAAAGACGGTAAGCCTATCCTGCTAGAGCAAGTTGCTGATGTTCAAATCGGTTCTGCACTGAAGCGCGGAGATGGAAGTTTTGCAGGCAAGAAAGCCGTCGTTTTGACTGTCAATAAACAGCCGACTGCGGACACTCCAGCAGTCACAAAAGCAGTAGAAGCGGCGCTCGAAGAATTGAAGGAAAGCTTACCAAAAGATGTCAAAATCGCAACTACATTCCGACAGGAAGACTTTATTGAAGCGTCGCTAAAAAACGTTGAAGAAGCACTGCGAGACGGAACGATTATTGTCTCTGTTGTGCTGATTCTGTTTCTAATGAACTGGCGTACTGTTGTGATTAGTCTGAGTGCGCTTCCGGTGTCCTTGCTGCTGGGAATGTTGATTCTCAATTGGACGGGACAAGGCATCAATACGATGACGCTCGGTGGATTAGTAGTCGCGATCGGATCAGTTGTCGATGATGCGATCGTCGATATGGAAAATGTCTACCGTCGCTTACGCGAAAATCAGCTATCCGACAATCCGCGCAATCCCTTTCAAGTGGTGTTTGATGGCTCGGTTGAGGTTCGGGTCAGCGTTCTATTTGCAACGGTGATCATTGCAGTCGTTTTTGCGCCGATCTTTGCCTTGTCTGGAGTTGAGGGGCGAATTTTTACGCCGATGGGTGTTGCCTATCTTTTGTGTATCTTTGCTTCGACGCTGGTTGCATTGACGTTGACTCCTGCAATGTGCGCCTTGTTGCTCGTAAATCGCAGGCTTCCCAGTACCGAAACTTGGTTAGAACATAAAGCCCAACAACTCTACCGTCCTGCACTCCGATTCTCAATCCGACATCCCAAGACAATTATTGTTGGTTCACTAGCAGCTTTTGCTGCATCGCTTGTGATTCTGACGGGTGTAGGTCAGGTCTTTTTACCCGAATTTAACGATCGTGCCCTTGTGATTGCAGCAACGCTGTATCCTGGCTCATCACTCGAAGAAACCAACCAAACCGGATTAGTACTAGAACAAGCTTTAGCTGGAAACCCCAACTTTGAAACAGTGCAGTTTCGCTCTGGACGCGCTCAAGGCGATGTCGAGGTTGCAGGCACAAATTCTGGTGAATTAGATGTTCAACTGAGTGAAGAAGGCGCAAAAGACCGCGAGAAAAGCATCGAGCAGATTCGCGAAGAGTTCAAGAGAATTCCGGGTGTCGCTTCTAACATTGGTGGATTCATTTCTCACCGGATGGACGAAGTACTATCCGGAGTAAGAAGCGCGATCGCAGTGAAAATTTTCGGTCCTGATCTCGATCAGCTTCGTACACTTGGACAGCAAGTTCAGAGCGCAATGGGCGAAGTGAAAGGATTAACAGATTTACAGCTTGAACCCCAAGTCCCTGTGAAACAGCTTCAGATTGAGTTTGATCGCGATGCGGCTGCACGATACGGCATTACGATTGGGGAATTGTCTGATCTGGTAGAAACTGGACTGAACGGCAAGGTTGTTTCTCAAGTCCTAGAAAATCAGCAAACCTTTGATCTTGTTGTATGGTTTCAAGAACCTTATCGCAATAGCATCGATGTCATTCGGAATCTATTAGTCGATACTCCGAATGGACAGAAAGTTCCGCTAGCTCAAGTTGCCAAAGTCGATAACGGCAAAGGTCCGAACACCATCAATCGTGAAAACGTCTCTCGCTATATTGTGATTTCGAGCAATGTAGCAGGACGAGATTTAGGTTCAGCGATTCAAGAGATCCGCACTAAGGTTAAACAAAACGTTCAACTGCCTGCGGGATACTATGTTGAATATGGCGGACAGTTTGAGGCACAGGAAGGTGCAACAAAAACGCTATTGTTAACGGGCGCAGTGGCACTTGTGGCAATCGCAGTTTTGTTGTACTTTGCGGTAAAATCTATTCCTGCCACGATGATGATTTTGGCGAATTTACCATTAGCATTAGTTGGTGGAGTGTTGTCGATCGCGCTGACTGGAGGCATCCTTTCCGTTGCATCAATGGTCGGATTTATCACACTCTTTGGAGTAGCGGCTCGAAATGGATTGTTGTTAGTTGAGAATTATAATCAGCGATTGGCGCAAGGACAACCGTTAAAGGAAGTCTTGGTTGAAGGATCGCTCGAACGGTTAGTTGCGATTCTGATGACTGCCTTTTCGTCTGCATTAGGCATGGTTCCGTTAACCCTTGGTAGCGGTGCTGGTAAGGAAATTTTGCAGCCACTCGCGATCGTCGTTTTAGGTGGTTTGTTTACCTCAACTGCATTAACATTGCTCGTGTTGCCTGCACTCTATTCCTTGTTTAATCGATGGATAGTTCCGAAGACACCGACTCATTTGATTCAAGATCATCCA